From Abiotrophia defectiva ATCC 49176:
AAGAACAAGCGGCTTTACGCCAAGAATACTTGGCTAGCTTACGCCATGGCATGCGCAATCATATTGAAGGTATGAAGATTGTCGACCAAGAGGGGACCGATGTGACCCCTGACAAACTCAAACAGATTCAAAAAGAAAAGAAAATTCATAACCGTCATTTAGAAGATTAGACTAGGCTTTTGACGGAAAGTTGTGTAAAATAGAAGAGTAATATGAAAAGAAAGTGAGGAGAAGGCAGTGCAAACATGGATTTGGTTAATCATTGTCGTAGTCGCCTTAATCGGTGGATTTGTTGGTGGCTTCTTTATGGCGCGCCGTTACATGATGAAATACTTTAAGGAAAACCCACCAATTGATGAGCGCATGATTACGCAAATGATGGCTTCAATGGGTCAAAAACCATCTAAGAAGAAGGTTCAACAAATCATGGCCCAAATGAAGGTTCGTCAATAATCAAGAGAATCAAAGTCCGCCTAATGGTGGACTTTTTCTTATCTAGGCGCTTTACTTACAGATGAAAAGTCCTAGCAAACGTGGTACACTATAAGAGTATTGAAAGTCAAATTGAGGAGGAAGCTCTATGTCTATTATCAAGGAAAATTTCGACAAACTCATTGCTGAGAAAGAACTACCAGCTGAATACTTGGAGATTGAAGGAGGCCACCATCTCTATCGTTTCCGTTTTGGTGTAACCCCAGTTCGGGACTTGATTGTGGAAGTCATTGTTCAAAATTCAGATTTACCATATTGTGATGCTCAAGTCATCTACCGCCATGTTCACATGTTGAAAGACTATAAGCAACGTGCGCAAGCCTTGGAATTGATTAACGAATTAAATGAAACTCGTACCGGTTATTTTGCCCTTTATTTAGCGGGTGATGGGGAAATCTTCCAACGTAACTTGATGCGGGCTAGCGTGGACCCACAACCGCTCTATGAAACCATTGTCTATGGTTCAGCTATTGCGAAGGATATGGTAGAAGCCTTAACTGCTGGTTTAGGACCTTCTGCTGAGGTGTAACACTTCATGCTGACGTCTTTTGTTCGCTCCAGTCAAGGACAAAGAATCCTGTCCGGTGTCGTATTATGGCTTTCAGCCCTATGTTTTGCAGTTGCCCTCAACTTATTCTATGTTCCTAATCTGATTTTTTCTAATGGCGTGCCTGGCTTGGCGCAAATTATCTTGGCCATCTTCAAGGATACGCCCCTAGCGAATCTCTTAACGGCTGGTAATCTCTATTTCATTCTCAATATTCCCTTGATGATTCTGAGTTGGCTCTATCTAGGACGGCGTTTTTCAATCTTGACCGTGACCAGTATTTTCCTGTCCACCTTAGTAAGTAACTGGGTGCCGATTCAACAAGTGACCGATAATACCTTGTTAGCTGCAATCGCTGGTGGGGTGATTTCGGGTATCGGGGTCGGGCTCTTGATTAAGTTTGGTATGTCCAGTGGAGGCTTTGATATTATTGCCCTCTTGATTGCTAAGAAAACAGGGCGCAATGTCGGCTTTATGTCCTTTTTGACCAATGGTTTGGTCATAGTTGGAGCTGGCTTCCTTAATAGTTGGGAATATGCTCTCTACAGTTGTATTGCCATCTTTATTGCAGGCATGGTTATTGATGCTATCCATACAGGTGAGCAACGTTTGACTGCTTTTGTGATTTGCCAAGACCCTAACCAAGTGGTCAAGGCCATTCAGGAGCGGGTCATCCGTGGCGTCACTCTCTTAGAAGGGCAGGGTGCCTTTTCGCATCAGCCCAAGCAAGTCCTAATGGTAGTCTTAAGTCGTTATGAACTCTATGATTTGCAGCAAGCAGTGCTTTCAGTTGATTCCCAGGCCTTCATTAATGTGGTCCAGTCCACCATGGTGACCGGTAATTTCTTAAATCGTCAGCAACAGGCCGACTTTAGAAAAGAATCAGTTGTTTAATGATCAAATCCCTTCTGATAGTTTCAGAGGGGATTTTTAGTTTAAATCGTTTCAATCAGAGGCAGAGTTTGTTATAATATAGTGGAATTTGAAGACAGGAGGGCTTGGCATGGCTGACTTAAGTAAGGTACCTGCGCACGTTGCGCTCATTATGGATGGAAATGGCCGATGGGCTAAGAAACGCTTCCTACCTCGGGTAGCAGGACACAAAAAAGGTGTCGATACCATTAAGAAAATCACCAAACGTGCCAATCAACTGGGCGTTAAGATGCTGACGGTCTATGCCTTCTCAACTGAGAACTGGAAACGACCTGAACAAGAAGTCAGCTTCTTGATGAAGTTGCCTAAGGAGTTTTTTGCCAAGTTTGTGCCTGAGTTATTGGAACAGAATGTGCGGGTAGAGACCATTGGTGACTTGGAAGGACTGCCAGAAGCCACTCGCAAGGTCCTCAAGCAAGCTATTGCCGATACGGCTCATTGTACTGGCCTGATTTTGAACTTTGCCATCAACTATGGCTCTCAAGACGAACTTTGCCATGCGGTTCAGACTTTAGCCCGTCAGGTAGCTGAGGGCACTTTGAAGCCGGAAGACATCACCCCTGACTTAATTGGCCAAAATTTAGAAACTGCCAAGTTTGGTTCATTAGCCAATCCGGACTTGATTATCCGGACCAGTGGGGAAGAGCGTCTCAGCAACTTCCTACTCTGGCAGGCGGCTTATAGTGAGTTCTATTTCACTGAACGTTTGTGGCCTGATTTTGATGAAGGCGATTTTGACCAAGCCCTAGCGGTCTATGCCAGCCGACAACGACGATTTGGAAAGGTGTTGGATACTGAATGAAAGTAAGAGTAATCAGCGCCCTAGCGGCCTTGGCCGTCCTGATTCCGGTTGTGGTGGTAGGGGGCAAGGTTTTTACGGGCATGTTCTTAATTTTAGGGGTTATGGCCTTATTTGAATTAGCCAATATGAAGAAGATTGAATACTTCAACTTGGTCGGGGTCATTGCAACCATTGCGGTTGCCCTCATGATACTGCCCAGTAACTATCAATCTGCCTTGATTCCAGGTCTTAAATTTACCTATCTCTTCTATATTTGCTGTATGTTGCTTTTAGTCCTGACGGTCTACGAGTACAAGACCTTTAACATTGAAGAAGCAGCTCTTTTGATTTTTGGTGCCCTCTACATTGGCTATGGCTTCCGTTACTTGATTGAGTTACGACAAATTAGTTTGGACTTAGTTATTTTCCAATTTGCAATTATTTTTGCAACGGATTCTGGGGCTTATATCGTTGGCCGACGTTTCGGCAAGCATAAGCTAGCGCCTCAATTGAGTCCTAATAAGACCATTGAAGGTTCGCTAGGTGGAATTGTCAGTGCGGTCGTCATCGCAGTGCTCTATAATTACTTCTTCGATCCACATTTAGGGGGCTCAGAGCACTATATTTTACTGGCCATGGCCTT
This genomic window contains:
- a CDS encoding YitT family protein — encoded protein: MLTSFVRSSQGQRILSGVVLWLSALCFAVALNLFYVPNLIFSNGVPGLAQIILAIFKDTPLANLLTAGNLYFILNIPLMILSWLYLGRRFSILTVTSIFLSTLVSNWVPIQQVTDNTLLAAIAGGVISGIGVGLLIKFGMSSGGFDIIALLIAKKTGRNVGFMSFLTNGLVIVGAGFLNSWEYALYSCIAIFIAGMVIDAIHTGEQRLTAFVICQDPNQVVKAIQERVIRGVTLLEGQGAFSHQPKQVLMVVLSRYELYDLQQAVLSVDSQAFINVVQSTMVTGNFLNRQQQADFRKESVV
- a CDS encoding DUF896 family protein, whose protein sequence is MLSPEKIERINVLARKKKSEGLNPEEAQEQAALRQEYLASLRHGMRNHIEGMKIVDQEGTDVTPDKLKQIQKEKKIHNRHLED
- a CDS encoding YneF family protein → MQTWIWLIIVVVALIGGFVGGFFMARRYMMKYFKENPPIDERMITQMMASMGQKPSKKKVQQIMAQMKVRQ
- a CDS encoding isoprenyl transferase yields the protein MADLSKVPAHVALIMDGNGRWAKKRFLPRVAGHKKGVDTIKKITKRANQLGVKMLTVYAFSTENWKRPEQEVSFLMKLPKEFFAKFVPELLEQNVRVETIGDLEGLPEATRKVLKQAIADTAHCTGLILNFAINYGSQDELCHAVQTLARQVAEGTLKPEDITPDLIGQNLETAKFGSLANPDLIIRTSGEERLSNFLLWQAAYSEFYFTERLWPDFDEGDFDQALAVYASRQRRFGKVLDTE
- a CDS encoding phosphatidate cytidylyltransferase; translation: MKVRVISALAALAVLIPVVVVGGKVFTGMFLILGVMALFELANMKKIEYFNLVGVIATIAVALMILPSNYQSALIPGLKFTYLFYICCMLLLVLTVYEYKTFNIEEAALLIFGALYIGYGFRYLIELRQISLDLVIFQFAIIFATDSGAYIVGRRFGKHKLAPQLSPNKTIEGSLGGIVSAVVIAVLYNYFFDPHLGGSEHYILLAMALSVLGQLGDLVESAFKRHFGVKDSGKFLPGHGGVLDRFDSTLFTSFLLMTWFNWLK